The Ananas comosus cultivar F153 linkage group 7, ASM154086v1, whole genome shotgun sequence genome has a window encoding:
- the LOC109712565 gene encoding uncharacterized protein LOC109712565 produces MGMASNILRSSINAFCKSYHSFTSIAALLAFPFSASILFSESLIPFSPSILNTISVRLRVMFQAAGFPPFFSFLNLKLAQTGFTFIATLPFALTFLLFAKASIISIFREYPRSQLTPPSFSNLFPLYRSLVKTHLLSSFIILSSNATVFSLLFLLFNAVDIIGISSDTFLLFISVGGVLLYSTVIAIATVICNLAVIVSAMEDCGAYSAVLKGCMLIKGRVATALALALPANLGMAMAEALFQFRLVNQHRHSIKFNLSVIWEGCSIAYIHALFVVLEIIISCIFFKSCKVDYCLNWSERRELEPEEKGDLRV; encoded by the coding sequence ATGGGGATGGCTAGCAACATCTTGAGAAGCTCCATCAATGCATTCTGCAAGAGCTACCATTCCTTCACCTCAATCGCCGCGCTCCTTGCCTTCCCCTTCTCTGCCTCCATTCTCTTTTCGGAATCTCTCATTCCCTTCTCGCCGTCAATCCTTAACACCATCTCCGTGCGCCTTCGGGTAATGTTCCAAGCCGCAGGCTTCCCTCCTTTCTTCTCATTTCTGAATCTTAAACTTGCGCAAACCGGCTTCACCTTCATCGCAACCCTCCCTTTCGCTCTCACCTTCTTACTCTTCGCCAAAGCATCTATCATCTCAATCTTTCGCGAATACCCGCGAAGCCAATTGACCCCTCCTTCATTCTCTAACTTATTTCCGCTCTACCGTTCGCTCGTAAAGACCCATCTCTTGAGTTCCTTCATAATCCTCTCCAGCAATGCCACAGTCTTCTcgcttcttttccttctcttcaaTGCCGTCGATATCATCGGTATTTCGTCAGACACCTTCCTCCTATTCATTTCGGTGGGCGGTGTGCTTCTTTATTCAACAGTCATTGCGATTGCAACCGTAATATGCAACCTGGCTGTTATAGTCTCAGCAATGGAGGATTGTGGCGCGTACTCGGCGGTTCTTAAAGGTTGTATGCTGATAAAAGGAAGGGTTGCGACGGCATTGGCCCTGGCATTACCCGCGAATCTCGGCATGGCAATGGCTGAGGCTCTGTTTCAGTTCAGACTTGTAAATCAACACCGCCATTCAATAAAATTCAATCTCTCAGTTATTTGGGAGGGATGCTCGATTGCATATATACATGCGCTCTTCGTCGTTCTTGAGATCATAATAAGCTGCATTTTCTTCAAGAGTTGTAAGGTGGATTACTGTTTGAATTGGAGCGAAAGGAGGGAGCTCGAACCGGAGGAGAAGGGTGATCTTCGAGTTTAA